From Natronorubrum halophilum, a single genomic window includes:
- a CDS encoding MGH1-like glycoside hydrolase domain-containing protein, producing the protein MIPDGCALAVCDGIVCVVGERGDVRSDHAGTGVYANDTQYLSEFEVAVTDRDAPESGWDRLDRQAGADGMTTVLVGAAPGEGRGDARRFLLKKDVAIDGDVVTVETTLRNYTPEERVVDVELTVASDFQHVFECPGFFAARDPVDRDATASDRESGAELSGTSPDGTTRGATVQLEGGRTTSVEAGTDTAGAVVERTLEIPPGDETSVVATARLRPIRGRVDLSFDPSVSMASHPGLFDVAADTLRALVLPAGVPAAGAPRFVAPFGRDALLVGFQTLPFAPDLTRSVLTYFAGRQASTTDPETLAEPGKIPHEGRRGDLPALGRSIRSPYYGTVDATPLFAALVAAYAEWAGEDAITNELYDAALRAVEWTVATGDKDGFAWYEPHDHDYGLTHHGWKDSDRAIARPDGTAATPPIALAEVQGYAYRALRGVSELAAARDDGDLAQRLDERAGRLREAFDREFWLPDEECYALALDADGVVEAVASNQGHALWSGIVPSERADDVIGRLLAPDMLTDAGLRTYSASHVAFDPLSYHRGSVWPHDTSIAAMGCARYGRDDAAAVLVERGLDALAAGATGDSGRWGFPELLVGLDDSDVNEGRARHPDSCEPAAWSAGSAFGFARAALGLGVESGTPVAEPAAGFGSGPCLGTTEATLHCREQRYAVRHSGDSTVVMPTCRASAAGGPPDSDRDHPEVTTDG; encoded by the coding sequence ATGATTCCGGACGGCTGCGCGCTAGCGGTCTGCGACGGCATCGTCTGTGTCGTCGGGGAGCGCGGCGACGTCCGTTCCGATCACGCCGGAACCGGCGTGTACGCCAACGATACGCAGTACCTCAGCGAGTTCGAGGTCGCGGTGACCGACCGCGACGCGCCCGAAAGCGGCTGGGACCGGCTCGATCGGCAGGCCGGGGCGGACGGCATGACAACCGTGCTGGTCGGTGCCGCGCCCGGCGAGGGCCGGGGCGACGCTCGACGGTTCCTGCTGAAGAAGGACGTCGCCATCGACGGCGACGTGGTGACCGTCGAGACGACGCTCCGGAACTACACGCCGGAAGAGCGCGTCGTCGACGTCGAATTGACCGTCGCGTCCGACTTCCAACACGTCTTCGAGTGCCCAGGCTTTTTCGCGGCGCGCGACCCGGTCGATCGGGACGCGACTGCGTCCGACCGCGAGAGCGGCGCGGAACTGTCTGGAACGTCCCCCGACGGGACGACACGGGGCGCGACGGTCCAGTTGGAGGGCGGTCGGACCACGTCCGTGGAAGCCGGTACTGACACCGCCGGCGCGGTCGTCGAACGAACGTTGGAGATCCCGCCGGGCGACGAGACGTCAGTCGTCGCGACGGCGCGGCTCCGGCCGATACGTGGTCGGGTCGACCTGTCGTTCGATCCGTCGGTGTCGATGGCGTCGCATCCTGGGCTGTTCGACGTCGCCGCCGACACTCTGCGGGCGCTCGTGCTGCCCGCGGGCGTCCCCGCCGCCGGCGCACCGCGATTCGTCGCGCCGTTCGGGCGGGACGCGCTGCTGGTCGGCTTCCAGACGCTGCCGTTCGCTCCCGACCTGACCCGGAGCGTGCTAACCTACTTCGCCGGGCGACAGGCCTCTACGACCGATCCGGAGACGCTCGCCGAGCCGGGCAAGATCCCCCACGAGGGACGACGGGGCGACCTGCCGGCGCTCGGCCGGTCGATCCGCTCGCCGTACTACGGGACGGTCGACGCGACACCGCTGTTCGCGGCGCTCGTCGCCGCCTACGCAGAGTGGGCCGGTGAGGATGCGATCACCAACGAGCTGTACGACGCCGCCCTCAGGGCCGTTGAGTGGACGGTCGCAACCGGCGACAAGGACGGATTCGCGTGGTACGAACCACACGACCACGACTACGGGCTCACCCACCACGGGTGGAAAGACAGCGACCGGGCGATCGCGCGACCCGACGGAACCGCCGCGACGCCGCCGATCGCTCTCGCGGAAGTGCAGGGGTACGCCTACCGCGCGCTTCGGGGCGTCTCCGAGCTCGCGGCGGCCCGCGACGACGGCGACCTCGCACAGCGCCTCGACGAACGCGCGGGGCGTCTCCGCGAGGCGTTCGACCGGGAGTTCTGGCTACCTGACGAGGAGTGTTACGCGCTCGCGCTCGACGCCGACGGTGTGGTCGAAGCCGTCGCCTCGAACCAGGGCCACGCACTCTGGAGCGGGATCGTCCCGTCGGAGCGCGCCGACGACGTGATCGGCAGGCTGCTGGCCCCGGACATGCTGACCGACGCCGGGCTCCGCACGTACTCGGCATCCCACGTCGCGTTCGACCCACTGTCGTACCACCGCGGCAGCGTCTGGCCCCACGACACCAGCATCGCTGCGATGGGCTGTGCGCGCTACGGCCGCGACGACGCCGCCGCAGTGCTGGTCGAGCGCGGACTGGACGCGCTAGCGGCCGGCGCGACCGGCGACTCCGGTCGCTGGGGATTCCCCGAGTTGCTGGTCGGCCTCGACGACTCCGACGTGAACGAGGGCCGAGCTCGCCATCCCGATTCCTGCGAGCCGGCCGCCTGGAGCGCCGGGAGCGCGTTCGGCTTCGCCCGGGCCGCGCTCGGCCTGGGCGTCGAGTCGGGGACGCCGGTTGCCGAGCCCGCAGCGGGCTTCGGCTCCGGGCCGTGTCTCGGCACGACAGAGGCGACGCTGCACTGCCGCGAGCAGCGCTACGCCGTTCGACACAGCGGCGATTCGACCGTCGTAATGCCGACGTGCAGGGCATCGGCGGCGGGAGGACCGCCCGACAGCGACCGCGATCACCCGGAGGTGACTACCGATGGCTGA
- a CDS encoding ABC transporter ATP-binding protein: protein MATERTPTADAASLSSDEDSEIQLRGVTKRYDDLVAVDDLDLTIRNGELLVLLGPSGCGKSTTLRMIAGLEVPTEGSIELGDAEITETLPQKRDLSMVFQSYALYPHKTVRGNLAFPLGKMDVDDEEADEQIQRTAELLEIDDLLDNKPGQLSGGQRQRVALGRTIVREPKAFLMDEPLSNLDAKLRVQTRSELRSLQQNLGTTTVYVTHDQEEAMSLADRVAVMNDGELQQVGTPKEVYENPVNEFVAGFLGEPSMNFLDPDRLTTGASDDSFAGTSTVGVRPEDVAIAEEGGQQTGGGQAYEIDGEVLVVEPLGNAYEIEVECSGDQVTARLRDRPGAVSSGSAVTLQLPADAVHRFGADCEVIE, encoded by the coding sequence ATGGCAACTGAACGCACCCCTACCGCCGACGCCGCCTCGCTCAGCTCCGACGAGGACTCGGAGATCCAACTCCGGGGCGTCACGAAGCGGTACGACGACCTCGTCGCGGTCGACGATCTCGACCTGACGATCCGGAACGGCGAGTTGCTCGTCCTGCTGGGCCCCTCGGGCTGTGGCAAGTCGACGACGCTGCGGATGATCGCCGGCCTGGAAGTGCCGACCGAGGGCAGCATCGAGCTCGGCGACGCGGAGATCACAGAGACGCTGCCCCAGAAGCGGGACCTCTCGATGGTGTTCCAGAGCTACGCGCTATACCCTCACAAGACCGTGCGAGGGAATCTCGCCTTCCCGCTCGGGAAGATGGACGTCGACGACGAGGAAGCCGACGAACAGATCCAACGTACCGCTGAACTGCTGGAAATCGACGACCTGCTGGACAACAAGCCTGGGCAGCTCAGCGGCGGCCAGCGCCAGCGCGTCGCGCTGGGGCGGACCATCGTCCGCGAACCGAAGGCGTTCCTGATGGACGAGCCGCTGTCGAATCTCGACGCCAAGCTCCGTGTCCAGACACGCTCGGAGCTGCGGAGCCTCCAGCAGAACCTCGGCACGACCACCGTCTACGTGACCCACGACCAGGAGGAGGCGATGAGCTTGGCCGACCGGGTCGCGGTGATGAACGACGGTGAACTCCAGCAGGTCGGCACGCCGAAGGAGGTCTACGAGAACCCGGTCAACGAGTTCGTCGCCGGGTTCCTCGGTGAGCCGTCAATGAACTTCCTCGACCCCGACCGGCTGACGACCGGCGCGTCCGACGACTCGTTCGCGGGCACGTCGACCGTCGGCGTCCGACCGGAGGACGTCGCGATCGCCGAGGAAGGCGGCCAGCAGACCGGCGGCGGACAGGCTTACGAAATCGACGGCGAGGTGCTCGTCGTTGAACCGCTGGGCAACGCCTACGAGATCGAGGTCGAATGCAGCGGTGATCAAGTTACTGCGCGCCTGCGCGACCGACCCGGTGCTGTCAGTTCCGGATCGGCCGTAACGCTCCAACTGCCGGCCGACGCCGTCCATCGGTTCGGCGCCGACTGCGAGGTGATCGAATGA
- a CDS encoding carbohydrate ABC transporter permease: protein MSTKQSTYRHVVDSFKTALGVGENTIETSLAERVVFYVALGLTLLVTLFPFYYMTVASVLPESSLYSLPPTLIPQDITLDHYRTVFGPETFPFVTYFKNSFIIATTTAGASVLVATFGAYSFARLDYRGRGLMSRGVLMVYMFSGILLVVPMFQVIVWLGFVDSLASLFITYLVQTLPVSLYMLGNYFRSIPEEIEEAAIMDGYSRLEVIFKITLPLSAPAIVAVFFFTFMIAWNEYLFASIFLQSQSVFTLPIGIEALSSSFRQVWGQIMAASLLTSIPLIVMFTYLEKFMVEGLTFGAVEG from the coding sequence ATGAGCACGAAACAATCCACATACCGACACGTCGTCGACTCGTTCAAGACCGCACTCGGCGTCGGCGAGAACACCATCGAAACGTCGCTGGCCGAACGCGTCGTGTTCTACGTCGCGCTGGGGCTGACGCTGCTGGTCACGCTGTTCCCGTTCTACTACATGACCGTGGCGAGCGTGCTGCCCGAGTCGAGCCTGTACTCGCTCCCACCAACGCTGATTCCGCAGGACATCACGCTCGATCACTACCGAACCGTGTTCGGGCCGGAGACGTTCCCGTTCGTGACGTACTTCAAGAACAGCTTCATCATCGCGACGACGACGGCTGGCGCGTCGGTGCTCGTCGCCACGTTCGGGGCCTACAGCTTCGCCCGCCTGGACTACCGCGGGCGCGGGCTCATGTCTCGCGGTGTGCTGATGGTGTACATGTTCTCGGGCATCCTGCTGGTCGTACCGATGTTTCAGGTGATCGTCTGGCTCGGCTTCGTCGACTCGCTGGCGAGCCTGTTCATCACGTACCTGGTTCAGACGCTGCCCGTCTCGCTGTACATGCTGGGCAACTACTTCCGGTCGATCCCCGAGGAGATCGAGGAGGCGGCGATCATGGACGGCTACTCGCGACTGGAAGTGATCTTCAAGATCACACTGCCGCTATCGGCGCCCGCGATCGTGGCCGTGTTCTTCTTCACGTTCATGATTGCGTGGAACGAATACCTGTTTGCCAGCATCTTCCTCCAGTCCCAGAGCGTGTTCACGCTGCCGATCGGCATCGAGGCGCTGTCCTCGAGCTTCCGGCAGGTCTGGGGCCAGATCATGGCGGCGTCGCTGCTGACGAGCATCCCGCTGATCGTGATGTTTACCTATCTGGAGAAGTTCATGGTTGAGGGCCTGACCTTCGGGGCGGTGGAGGGATAG
- a CDS encoding carbohydrate ABC transporter permease, with product MVTLTRSGDRTIEEKEALLGYALIAPALLLITAVILYPVLYNVYLSFTVVPLRPDEAPQWVGLEHYYSLFGSSAFWSALRTTIVFTFFSTTLATLGGLGTALLFNRSFRGRRYLRGMVLLPYVAPLISVAFVWRFMLDPLYGIVPYIGSDLLGLYAGNIDLLSNGDTAIWSVILIDAWRYFPFAFLMLIARVQAIPGDMYEAAKIDGASKFAQFKDITLPELKYILATVFLLRWIWNFNKFADIWLLTRRVDTLPIYAYKVAFANYQHGQAAAISMVLFLALIVFVLAYVAWALDW from the coding sequence ATGGTCACACTCACTCGTAGCGGCGACCGGACGATCGAGGAAAAGGAGGCGCTGCTGGGGTACGCGCTGATCGCGCCCGCGCTGTTGCTGATCACGGCGGTGATCCTCTACCCGGTGCTGTACAACGTCTACCTGAGCTTCACAGTCGTACCGCTCAGACCGGACGAAGCGCCCCAGTGGGTCGGGTTAGAGCACTACTACAGCCTGTTCGGGAGCAGCGCGTTCTGGTCGGCGCTCCGGACGACGATCGTGTTCACGTTCTTCAGCACGACGCTGGCGACGTTGGGCGGGCTCGGGACGGCGCTGCTGTTCAACCGCTCGTTCCGCGGTCGCCGGTACCTCCGCGGGATGGTGCTGCTGCCGTACGTCGCGCCGCTGATCTCGGTCGCGTTCGTCTGGCGGTTCATGCTCGATCCGCTCTACGGTATCGTTCCATACATCGGCAGCGACCTCCTGGGACTGTACGCCGGAAATATCGATCTGCTGAGCAACGGCGATACCGCGATCTGGAGCGTTATCCTCATTGACGCGTGGCGGTACTTCCCGTTCGCGTTTCTGATGCTGATCGCGCGCGTCCAGGCTATCCCCGGCGACATGTACGAGGCCGCGAAGATCGACGGCGCCTCGAAGTTCGCCCAGTTCAAGGATATCACGCTGCCGGAACTGAAGTACATCCTGGCAACGGTGTTCCTGTTGCGCTGGATCTGGAACTTCAACAAGTTCGCCGACATCTGGCTGCTGACCCGCCGGGTCGACACACTGCCGATCTACGCGTACAAAGTCGCATTCGCGAACTACCAGCACGGACAGGCGGCTGCGATCTCGATGGTGCTATTCCTAGCGCTCATCGTGTTCGTCCTCGCGTACGTCGCCTGGGCGCTGGACTGGTGA
- a CDS encoding ABC transporter substrate-binding protein — MTDPTTGRERRTVLKGIGAAMLAGGLAGCMGGGGDDDATTYWTTQVEQDRQEVIKGLIESYESEGDGTIDMVSVEEGDLPTQISSATASGTLPAFGEWGLDPMQNLGSEDLLSTESAESVVDSIGRDDFYEGALSLATSGGGDLLAVPAHGWVQGFWYRQSAFDDAGLSAPTTWDAILEAAETLHDPDNDQYGIVVGSDETPFARQCFTPYARSNGARVLNGDGEIVFDSAEMVEALDFYGSLAEYSPPGAETFETANNTYLNEQCHMIMYSSYIMGDISSNTDGMAGDTAFAPYIENDRRSSFGQLVLFNVIDTVSDENREVAEAYVKHVLTGDQYIDFLHMAPGGMNPVLQSVAESEAYRDNETLQEWGQETLSNISGAFDNIERFGYVDGQMIPAFGEITSRNLVAQAVRRVSEGEDAQTVADDVASQMRDVIN; from the coding sequence ATGACAGATCCGACGACCGGGCGCGAACGGCGAACGGTGCTGAAAGGGATCGGCGCGGCGATGCTCGCTGGCGGACTCGCGGGCTGTATGGGCGGGGGCGGCGACGACGATGCGACGACGTACTGGACGACGCAGGTCGAGCAGGATCGCCAAGAAGTGATCAAAGGCCTGATCGAGAGCTACGAGTCCGAGGGCGACGGCACGATCGACATGGTCTCGGTCGAGGAAGGGGACCTACCGACGCAGATCTCTTCAGCGACCGCCTCGGGGACGCTTCCCGCGTTCGGCGAGTGGGGACTCGACCCCATGCAGAACCTCGGAAGCGAAGACTTGCTCTCGACGGAGTCCGCCGAGTCAGTCGTCGATAGCATCGGACGCGACGACTTCTACGAGGGGGCGCTGTCGCTGGCGACCTCCGGGGGCGGGGACCTGCTCGCGGTGCCAGCCCACGGCTGGGTGCAGGGGTTCTGGTACCGCCAGAGCGCGTTCGACGACGCAGGTCTTTCCGCGCCGACGACGTGGGACGCCATCCTCGAGGCCGCCGAGACGCTGCACGACCCTGACAACGACCAGTACGGCATCGTCGTCGGCTCCGACGAGACGCCGTTCGCGCGCCAGTGTTTCACGCCCTACGCGCGCTCGAACGGCGCGCGAGTGCTGAACGGCGACGGCGAGATCGTGTTCGACAGCGCCGAGATGGTCGAGGCGCTCGACTTCTACGGTTCGCTGGCGGAGTACAGTCCGCCAGGCGCCGAAACGTTCGAGACGGCCAACAACACGTACCTCAACGAGCAGTGCCACATGATCATGTACTCCTCGTACATCATGGGCGACATCTCGAGCAACACGGACGGGATGGCCGGCGACACGGCGTTCGCGCCGTACATCGAGAACGACCGGCGCAGTTCGTTCGGCCAGCTCGTGCTGTTCAACGTCATCGACACGGTCTCGGACGAGAACCGCGAGGTCGCCGAAGCGTACGTCAAGCACGTGCTCACCGGGGATCAGTACATCGACTTCCTGCACATGGCGCCCGGCGGGATGAACCCCGTGCTCCAGTCGGTGGCCGAGAGCGAGGCCTACCGCGACAACGAGACGCTCCAGGAGTGGGGCCAGGAGACCCTGAGCAACATCTCGGGAGCGTTCGACAACATCGAGCGGTTCGGCTACGTCGACGGCCAGATGATCCCGGCGTTCGGCGAGATCACGAGTCGCAACCTCGTCGCGCAGGCCGTGCGGCGCGTCTCCGAGGGCGAGGACGCCCAGACGGTCGCCGACGACGTCGCCTCCCAGATGCGCGACGTGATCAACTGA
- a CDS encoding TrmB family transcriptional regulator — MDEDELRDGLQEAGLSQYEADAYLAVLERGTAPAVKIAEQTSIPKSRIYDVLEDLEQDDYVETFEQDSALSARPRDPAEVMSNLQRRANRLVTTAEAIEDRWERPEISGHKISIVKRFDSVVEQFRVAAADATNRIQIAVSPSQFKAVRPTLADAVDRGVFVKLCVTTGLEDLHVVDDMSFEDVATEVRHRTLPAPFTALVDRSHTFFSSQSHPTDQYGIIIDDLTLTYVFHWYFQGALWGTWPHVYDSVAEGAKLEYVDVRECVQDIAPIINDGTTIPATVRGFDVQTGEDVTLSGEITEIISAAPPNDDGSLTLTQLAGQATIVLESDEREYGVGGRGSTLEDVEATRVVLDEPDSWTEGMN; from the coding sequence ATGGACGAAGACGAGTTACGCGACGGGCTGCAGGAAGCGGGTCTTTCTCAGTACGAGGCCGACGCCTACCTCGCCGTGCTAGAGCGGGGGACAGCGCCCGCGGTCAAGATCGCCGAACAGACAAGCATTCCCAAGTCCCGGATCTACGACGTTCTCGAGGATCTCGAGCAGGACGACTACGTCGAGACGTTCGAGCAGGACTCAGCGCTGTCGGCCCGCCCGCGCGATCCCGCGGAGGTAATGTCGAACCTCCAGCGGCGCGCTAACAGGCTCGTGACGACCGCTGAAGCGATCGAGGATCGCTGGGAGCGCCCCGAGATCAGCGGCCACAAAATCTCGATCGTCAAGCGATTCGACTCCGTCGTCGAACAGTTCCGGGTGGCCGCCGCCGACGCGACCAACCGGATCCAGATCGCGGTCTCGCCCTCGCAGTTCAAAGCCGTCCGACCGACGCTGGCCGACGCCGTCGACCGCGGCGTGTTCGTCAAGCTCTGCGTGACGACTGGCTTGGAGGATCTACACGTCGTCGACGACATGTCGTTCGAGGACGTCGCGACCGAGGTTCGCCACCGGACGCTCCCGGCACCGTTCACCGCGCTGGTCGACCGCTCCCACACGTTCTTCTCCTCGCAGTCCCACCCGACCGACCAGTACGGCATCATCATCGACGACCTCACCCTGACGTACGTGTTCCACTGGTACTTCCAGGGCGCGCTCTGGGGGACCTGGCCGCACGTCTACGACTCGGTCGCTGAGGGTGCGAAACTGGAGTACGTCGACGTCCGCGAGTGCGTCCAGGACATTGCGCCGATCATCAACGACGGGACGACGATCCCGGCCACTGTCCGTGGGTTCGATGTCCAGACCGGCGAGGACGTCACGCTGTCTGGCGAGATCACCGAGATAATCTCTGCGGCGCCGCCGAACGACGACGGCTCGCTGACGCTGACACAGCTCGCCGGCCAGGCGACGATCGTCCTCGAGTCCGACGAGCGGGAGTACGGCGTCGGCGGACGTGGTTCGACGCTCGAGGACGTCGAGGCGACCCGAGTCGTGCTCGACGAGCCTGACAGCTGGACGGAGGGGATGAACTGA
- a CDS encoding sugar phosphate isomerase/epimerase family protein, producing the protein MRYGLNQAGFPTDEFAETCPILAAAGYDGVEPNVERDGPLTTDDGRREAAEVVAAHGLTVPAISTISHWEYPLSSDDDELREIGLEIGRDMIDAAAALDAEDVLIVPAVIEDGASYDADYERAVDSVRRLTDYAADRDVGVAIENVQNNFLPSPDEFAAFLDDVEDAGPVGAYFDVANALRSGLPSRWLHALEGRIAKIHVKDWHTDAHRVTYPPQGDINWARVLDAFDAIGYDDWITAEVPAYPSFPERMPPDILDTMRFLFEDGGDRR; encoded by the coding sequence ATGCGCTACGGACTCAACCAAGCTGGATTCCCCACCGACGAGTTCGCGGAGACCTGCCCGATCCTCGCTGCGGCTGGCTACGACGGCGTCGAGCCGAACGTCGAGCGCGACGGCCCGCTAACGACCGATGACGGTCGCCGAGAGGCCGCCGAGGTGGTCGCGGCGCACGGTCTGACCGTCCCAGCGATTTCGACGATCAGCCACTGGGAGTATCCCCTCTCCAGCGATGACGACGAACTGCGCGAGATCGGCCTCGAGATCGGGCGCGACATGATCGATGCCGCCGCGGCGCTGGACGCCGAGGACGTTCTGATTGTTCCCGCCGTAATCGAGGACGGCGCAAGCTACGATGCCGACTACGAGCGCGCCGTCGACTCGGTCCGCAGGCTCACGGACTACGCGGCCGACCGCGACGTCGGCGTCGCGATCGAGAACGTCCAGAACAACTTCCTGCCCTCGCCCGACGAGTTCGCAGCGTTCCTCGACGACGTCGAAGACGCCGGCCCCGTCGGGGCGTACTTCGATGTCGCCAACGCGCTCCGCTCCGGGCTGCCGAGCCGCTGGCTGCACGCGCTCGAGGGCCGCATCGCGAAGATTCACGTCAAGGACTGGCACACGGACGCCCATCGGGTAACCTACCCGCCGCAGGGCGACATTAACTGGGCGCGCGTGCTCGATGCTTTCGACGCGATCGGGTACGATGACTGGATCACCGCCGAGGTGCCCGCCTACCCGTCGTTCCCCGAACGGATGCCCCCGGATATCCTCGACACGATGCGGTTCCTCTTCGAGGACGGGGGTGATCGCCGATGA
- a CDS encoding NAD(P)-dependent oxidoreductase, which translates to MTRAIVVGPLFEDVWPLAANHLRELWAERGSVEFRRLDETPERLVDVLDDPGEMTELAALGVPVTEGDTERLTALESAFVMTDSMYAVDADAHKRLKERGVVVHDHTDEGFWAQSVAEFGLGLTIDALRKIPQKHARMTESHDPWDLEKLDNKVPGANGHQFADDPAFTNGTVAGTRVRVAGIGNIGSTYADAVASLGADVAAYDPYADEPCFHRSGADRIWSLEALVEDAEVFAPTVPLTDATEGLITAEHVHALPEGCVMLLITRAGVIDMDAVRERVLDDEIALAADVWDEEPLPLDDPLLDRHNVVHTPHIAGRTRDANESWAERLNTHFRAVE; encoded by the coding sequence ATGACCCGGGCGATCGTCGTCGGCCCACTGTTCGAGGACGTCTGGCCGCTCGCCGCCAACCACCTCCGCGAGCTGTGGGCCGAGCGCGGCTCCGTCGAGTTCCGACGCCTCGACGAGACGCCCGAGCGACTCGTCGACGTGCTGGACGACCCGGGCGAGATGACAGAACTCGCGGCGCTGGGCGTGCCCGTCACCGAAGGGGACACCGAGCGCCTGACCGCCCTTGAGTCGGCGTTCGTGATGACCGACTCGATGTACGCCGTCGATGCCGACGCTCACAAGCGCCTCAAGGAGCGCGGCGTCGTCGTCCACGACCACACCGACGAGGGGTTCTGGGCGCAGTCGGTCGCCGAGTTCGGGCTCGGCCTAACGATCGACGCCCTCCGGAAGATCCCACAGAAGCACGCCAGGATGACTGAGAGCCACGATCCGTGGGACCTGGAGAAGCTCGACAACAAGGTTCCGGGCGCGAACGGCCACCAGTTCGCGGACGACCCAGCGTTTACGAACGGCACCGTCGCCGGCACCCGCGTCAGGGTGGCGGGCATCGGAAACATCGGCAGCACGTACGCCGACGCCGTCGCCTCGCTCGGCGCGGACGTCGCAGCCTACGACCCCTACGCCGACGAGCCCTGTTTCCACCGATCGGGCGCCGACCGGATCTGGTCGCTGGAAGCGCTCGTCGAGGACGCCGAGGTGTTCGCGCCGACGGTCCCCCTTACCGACGCCACCGAGGGGCTGATCACGGCCGAGCACGTTCACGCGCTTCCCGAGGGCTGTGTCATGCTTCTGATCACCCGCGCGGGCGTGATCGACATGGACGCCGTCCGCGAGCGCGTCCTCGACGACGAGATCGCGCTGGCTGCCGACGTCTGGGACGAGGAGCCGCTGCCGCTGGACGACCCGCTGCTTGACCGGCACAACGTCGTCCACACGCCCCACATCGCCGGTCGCACGCGCGACGCTAACGAATCGTGGGCCGAACGCCTCAACACTCACTTCCGTGCGGTAGAGTGA